The Opisthocomus hoazin isolate bOpiHoa1 chromosome 30, bOpiHoa1.hap1, whole genome shotgun sequence genome has a window encoding:
- the ADAMTS4 gene encoding A disintegrin and metalloproteinase with thrombospondin motifs 4, translated as MRRALLALLVAAAAGAAPGPACPVTAPGEAGTRSRVGPAPRRAKRFASVPRYVEMLVVADESMARFHGAGLQRYLLTVLAAAARSFRHGSLGNAVELRVTRLVVLGQGTPGPPATPNAAQMLRNFCQWQKGLNVPDEDSPLHFDTAILFTRQDLCGAATCDTLGMADVGTVCDPERSCAIVEDDGLQSAFTAAHELGHVFNMLHDTSPHCQDLNSRSGATRRVMAPVLSSLEPGEMWSPCSARFITDFLDNGHGHCLLDKPSEWLQLPSALPGSVYPVLRQCQLAFGPDSRHCGDRQPPCASLWCTGHVGGRAVCQTKHFPWADGTPCAPGRACMDGLCVGLSRMQELTVPVDGGWGPWGPWGGCSRTCGGGVQLSHRNCTAPAPRHGGRYCEGKRTRFQSCNVEECPGSTPLAFREEQCAAYNHRPDLVKGLPAPPDWVPRYSGVPERDQCKLTCQSQTLGYYHVLQPRVADGTPCSPESTGVCVQGRCVPTGCDRIIGSKKKFDKCMTCGGDGSGCTKVYGSFAKPRYGYNDVVTIPAGATHLLVRQISVSGSEDVFLALRRPDGSSLLNGGYVLVPSTTDVVLVGGATLRYSGATAATETLVGRGPLREPLVLQALVVDERRPPRLKYSFFVPRAPRRPSEAWEKQKAEILEILRSRRREQ; from the exons ATGCGCCGCGCGCTCCTGGCGCTCCTGGTCgctgccgccgccggggccgcccccggtCCCGCGTGTCCGGTCACGGCACCGGGCGAGGCCGGGACGCGGTCCCGCGTGGGGCCGGCCCCGAGGAGAGCCAAG cgcTTCGCCTCGGTGCCGCGGTACGTGGAGATGCTGGTGGTGGCGGACGAGTCGATGGCCCGGTTCCACGGCGCGGGGCTCCAGCGGTACCTGCTGACGGTGCTGGCGGCAGCCGCCCGGTCCTTCCGGCACGGCAGCCTGGGCAACGCGGTGGAGCTGCGGGTGACGCGGCTGGTGGTGCTGGGCCAGGGCACCCCGgggccccccgccacccccaaCGCCGCCCAGATGCTCCGCAACTTCTGCCAGTGGCAGAAGGGGCTCAACGTCCCCGACGAGGACAGTCCCCTCCACTTCGACACCGCCATCCTCTTCACTCGGCAG GACCTGTGTGGGGCGGCCACCTGCGACACACTGGGCATGGCCGACGTGGGCACCGTCTGCGACCCCGAGCGGAGCTGTGCCATCGTGGAGGACGACGGGCTGCAGTCGGCATTCACGGCCGCCCACGAGCTGG gccacgtCTTCAACATGCTGCACGACACCTCACCGCACTGCCAGGACCTGAACAGCCGCTCCGGAGCCACGCGCCGCGTGATGGCTCCCGTCCTCTCCTCGCTGGAACCTGGTGAGATGTGGTCCCCGTGCAGCGCCCGCTTCATCACCGACTTCTTGGACAACGGCCACG GTCACTGCCTCCTGGACAAGCCTTCGGAGTGGCTGCAGCTGCCCTCAGCGCTGCCGGGCAGCGTCTACCCGGTGCTGCGGCAGTGCCAGCTCGCCTTCGGGCCCGACTCGCGGCACTGCGGCGACCGGCAGCCGCCCTGCGCCTCGCTGTGGTGCACCGGCCACGTCGGCGGCCGCGCCGTCTGCCAGACGAAGCACTTCCCGTGGGCCGACGGCACGCCGTGCGCGCCGGGCAGAGCCTGCATGGACGGGCTCTGCGTCGGCCTCAGCCGCATGCAGGAGCTCACC GTGCCCGTGGATGGGGGCTGGGGGCCGTGGGGGCCATGGGGCGGCTGCTCGCGGACCTGCGGCGGCGGCGTCCAGCTCTCCCACCGCAACTGCACCGCGCCGGCGCCTCGCCACGGCGGCCGGTACTGCGAGGGCAAGCGCACCCGCTTCCAGTCCTGCAACGTGGAGGAGTGTCCCGGCAGCACCC CCCTCGCCTTCCGGGAGGAGCAGTGCGCTGCCTACAACCATCGCCCCGACCTCGTCAAGGGGCTCCCGGCCCCCCCGGACTGGGTCCCACGCTACAGCGGCGTCCCTGAGCGGGACCAGTGCAAGCTGACCTGCCAGTCCCAGACCCTGGGCTACTACCACGTGCTGCAGCCGAGG GTGGCCGACGGGACGCCCTGCTCACCCGAGAGCACAGGCGTGTGCGTGCAGGGACGCTGCGTCCCCACCGGCTGCGACCGCATCATCGGCTCCAAGAAGAAGTTCGATAAGTGCATGACGTGCGGCGGCGACGGCTCTGGCTGCACCAAGGTGTACGGCTCCTTCGCCAAACCCCG CTACGGCTACAACGACGTGGTGACCATCCCGGCCGGTGCCACGCACCTCCTGGTCCGGCAGATCTCGGTGTCGGGCAGCGAGGACGTCTTCCTGGCGCTGCGGCGGCCGGACGGCAGCTCGCTGCTCAATGGCGGCTACGTCCTGGTGCCCTCCACGACCGACGTGGTGCTGGTGGGCGGCGCGACGCTGCGCTACAGCGGGGCCACGGCAGCCACCGAGACGCTGGTGGGCCGGGGGCCGCTGCGTGAGCCCTTGGTGCTGCAGGCGCTGGTGGTGGACGAGCGGCGCCCGCCACGCTTGAAATACAGCTTCTTCGTGCCCCGGGCGCCGAGACGCCCGTCGGAGGCCTGGGAGAAGCAGAAAGCCGAGATCCTGGAGATCCTCAGGAGCCGCCGGCGTGAGCAGTAG